In Chryseobacterium oranimense, a single window of DNA contains:
- a CDS encoding helix-turn-helix domain-containing protein, giving the protein MTLNERISKVIEYSNLSPSEFADEIDVQRSSISHITSGRNKPSLEFIIKIKSKFPEILWDWLVTGEGEMLKSELPSTPSAIEEKEQNEKGKPIPLPDLFTMMKDDEDFGADEEIDSINESPRESFIPPPYKTQENLSDSQRLGTPKDYIINQSIDNQDNKIKRIVLFYENGKFESFEP; this is encoded by the coding sequence ATGACCCTAAACGAGAGAATTTCCAAAGTGATAGAGTACTCTAATCTCAGTCCTTCTGAATTTGCAGATGAGATCGATGTACAGCGTTCCTCTATTTCACATATTACTTCCGGAAGAAACAAACCCTCTCTGGAATTCATTATAAAGATTAAATCAAAGTTTCCGGAAATCCTTTGGGACTGGCTGGTTACTGGCGAAGGTGAAATGCTTAAATCAGAGTTGCCCTCGACTCCATCTGCTATAGAAGAAAAAGAGCAGAACGAGAAAGGAAAACCCATTCCGCTCCCCGATTTATTTACGATGATGAAAGATGATGAAGATTTCGGAGCCGATGAAGAAATTGACTCAATAAATGAGAGCCCTCGAGAATCGTTTATACCACCCCCATATAAGACACAGGAAAATTTATCCGATTCTCAGCGATTAGGAACTCCTAAAGATTATATAATTAACCAATCAATTGATAATCAAGATAATAAGATTAAACGGATCGTCTTGTTCTACGAAAATGGAAAATTTGAAAGTTTTGAGCCCTAA